In Arsenicicoccus sp. oral taxon 190, the following are encoded in one genomic region:
- a CDS encoding Rne/Rng family ribonuclease has protein sequence MAPDQDTFPADEQAGGSTDTPAASEATPAPDAPDTSTAPAKRATRARKATTTKRAPRKATAKAATPPAQPTSVDAEAGQAHDLVGTPTADLDAEDAQAAAAAVSAVAPQAADAASGDATTTAAKAPAKKAAKRTRRATTKATTPAPAGSEEADASAADAPAADAPAADAPAPDAAADADQALRVSAAAAAIDADESDDEISDMALAVLDSDQLNDLIATIPATPAADEAPQAGGSPFGLLFQAPEPTASRRPRRATSPSVDPSSIRRDDERDEEDDLDADLDSDSDTGTGSGADDADRPEAGEDEGRSSRRRRRGGKGRRRSGDDADQQTDEATSEDDDTDADADSDADPQDRQEEETSGGSRRSRRRRGRKGGRDQGGDTDADDSDDRDADEADSDDNGAQDDADEGSSSSRRRRRRRRSGSGGGDEDPPGTVTKVRESRRGEATGIKGSTRLEAKKQRRREGREAGRRRTIITEAEFLARRESVERTMVVRDSGDRTQIAVLEDGVLVEHYVSREQSASSTSIAGNIYLGRVQNVLPSMEAAFVDIGKGRNAVLYAGEVNWDAAGLDNGQAKRIENALKSGDTVLVQATKDPIGHKGARLTSQISLPGRYLVFVPGSSMTGISRKLPDTERSRLKKILKDVMPADAGVIVRTAAEGASEEELRADVARLTKTWDEIQTRAKARSTHAPALLHGEPDLTVRVVRDVFNEDFSQLVVQGDAVWDTVSSYVESVAPDLASRLERWTGEKDVFAGHRIDEQLAKAMDRKVWLPSGGSLVIDRTEAMTVVDVNTGKFVGQGGNLEETVTKNNIEAAEEIVRQLRLRDIGGIIVVDFIDMVLESNRDLVVRRLVECLGRDRTKHQVAEVTSLGLVQMTRKRVGTGLIESFSTTCEHCNGRGILISSTPVAPGTESGVDHSHDNGGRRGRRGKGGNGGGNGGGNGNGGGNGSQGRDADHAGTQSQPAEESGPTPAQIAAAAHAAAMAASKAVVEDEAPATPDEVAKAIDEAMSSVLGPEAAAPQQDAPQQDAPQQDASESDDERAVVIPAIPLTEETAPTEQPKRRRRGRVVAPAGPPRPHDE, from the coding sequence ATGGCACCCGACCAGGACACCTTCCCCGCCGACGAGCAGGCCGGCGGCAGCACCGACACCCCGGCAGCGTCCGAGGCGACGCCGGCCCCCGACGCGCCGGACACCTCGACCGCCCCGGCCAAGCGGGCCACCCGGGCGCGCAAGGCCACCACCACCAAGCGGGCCCCCCGCAAGGCGACGGCCAAGGCCGCCACGCCCCCCGCCCAGCCGACCTCGGTCGACGCCGAGGCGGGCCAGGCCCACGACCTCGTCGGCACCCCCACGGCCGACCTCGACGCCGAGGACGCGCAGGCCGCGGCGGCTGCCGTGTCCGCCGTGGCCCCGCAGGCCGCCGACGCGGCGAGTGGCGACGCCACGACCACCGCGGCGAAGGCCCCCGCCAAGAAGGCCGCCAAGCGCACCCGTCGCGCCACCACCAAGGCGACCACCCCCGCCCCGGCCGGCAGCGAGGAGGCCGACGCGTCCGCTGCCGACGCCCCCGCTGCCGACGCCCCCGCTGCCGACGCCCCCGCCCCTGACGCTGCCGCCGACGCGGACCAGGCGCTGCGGGTCTCGGCCGCAGCCGCCGCGATCGACGCCGACGAGAGCGACGACGAGATCTCGGACATGGCGCTGGCCGTGCTCGACAGCGACCAGCTCAACGACCTCATCGCGACCATCCCCGCCACCCCCGCCGCCGACGAGGCGCCGCAGGCGGGCGGCTCGCCGTTCGGGCTCCTCTTCCAGGCCCCCGAGCCGACCGCCTCCCGGCGCCCGCGCCGCGCGACCTCCCCGAGCGTCGACCCCTCCAGCATCCGCCGCGACGACGAGCGTGACGAGGAAGACGACCTCGACGCCGACCTCGACAGCGACAGCGACACCGGCACCGGCTCGGGCGCCGACGACGCGGACCGCCCCGAGGCGGGCGAGGACGAGGGCCGCTCGTCCCGCCGTCGCCGCCGCGGGGGCAAGGGCCGCCGTCGCAGCGGCGACGACGCGGACCAGCAGACCGACGAGGCCACGTCCGAGGACGACGACACCGACGCGGACGCTGACTCCGATGCCGATCCGCAGGACCGGCAGGAGGAGGAGACCTCCGGCGGCTCGCGTCGCTCGCGTCGCCGCCGTGGCCGCAAGGGCGGCCGTGACCAGGGCGGCGACACGGACGCCGACGACTCCGACGACCGGGACGCCGACGAGGCCGACTCCGACGACAACGGCGCCCAGGACGACGCGGACGAGGGCAGCAGCTCCAGCCGGCGCCGTCGCCGGCGCCGCCGCTCGGGGTCCGGCGGTGGCGACGAGGACCCGCCCGGCACCGTGACCAAGGTCCGCGAGTCCCGCCGCGGCGAGGCCACCGGGATCAAGGGCTCGACCCGCCTCGAGGCCAAGAAGCAGCGCCGCCGCGAGGGCCGCGAGGCCGGCCGGCGTCGCACGATCATCACCGAGGCGGAATTCCTGGCGCGCCGCGAGAGCGTCGAGCGCACCATGGTCGTGCGCGACTCGGGTGACCGCACCCAGATCGCGGTGCTCGAGGATGGCGTCCTCGTCGAGCACTACGTCTCCCGCGAGCAGTCCGCCAGCTCGACCTCCATCGCCGGCAACATCTACCTCGGGCGCGTCCAGAACGTCCTGCCCTCGATGGAGGCGGCGTTCGTCGACATCGGCAAGGGCCGCAACGCCGTGCTCTACGCCGGTGAGGTCAACTGGGACGCCGCCGGCCTCGACAACGGCCAGGCCAAGCGCATCGAGAACGCCCTGAAGTCCGGCGACACCGTGCTCGTCCAGGCGACCAAGGACCCGATCGGGCACAAGGGGGCGCGGCTGACGTCGCAGATCTCCCTCCCGGGTCGCTACCTCGTCTTCGTGCCGGGCAGCTCCATGACCGGCATCAGCCGCAAGCTGCCCGACACCGAGCGCTCGCGCCTGAAGAAGATCCTCAAGGACGTCATGCCCGCCGACGCCGGCGTCATCGTGCGCACCGCCGCGGAGGGCGCCAGCGAGGAGGAGCTGCGCGCCGACGTCGCCCGCCTCACCAAGACCTGGGACGAGATCCAGACCCGCGCCAAGGCCCGCAGCACCCACGCCCCCGCCCTGCTCCACGGGGAGCCGGACCTGACCGTCCGCGTGGTCCGCGACGTCTTCAACGAGGACTTCTCCCAGCTGGTCGTCCAGGGCGACGCCGTCTGGGACACGGTGTCGTCGTATGTCGAGTCCGTGGCCCCCGACCTCGCCTCCCGCCTCGAGCGGTGGACCGGCGAGAAGGACGTCTTCGCCGGTCACCGCATCGACGAGCAGCTGGCCAAGGCCATGGACCGCAAGGTGTGGCTGCCCTCCGGCGGCTCGCTGGTCATCGACCGGACCGAGGCGATGACGGTCGTCGACGTCAACACCGGCAAGTTCGTGGGCCAGGGCGGCAACCTCGAGGAGACCGTCACCAAGAACAACATCGAGGCGGCCGAGGAGATCGTGCGCCAGCTGCGGCTGCGCGACATCGGCGGCATCATCGTCGTCGACTTCATCGACATGGTCCTCGAGTCCAACCGCGACCTGGTCGTGCGCCGGCTCGTGGAGTGCCTCGGTCGGGACCGCACCAAGCACCAGGTCGCCGAGGTGACCTCCCTGGGCCTGGTCCAGATGACCCGCAAGCGGGTCGGGACCGGCCTGATCGAGTCGTTCTCCACCACCTGCGAGCACTGCAACGGCCGCGGCATCCTCATCAGCTCCACCCCGGTCGCCCCGGGCACCGAGTCCGGCGTCGACCACTCCCACGACAACGGCGGCCGTCGAGGTCGTCGCGGCAAGGGTGGCAACGGCGGCGGCAACGGCGGCGGCAACGGCAACGGTGGCGGCAACGGCTCCCAGGGCCGCGACGCCGACCACGCGGGCACCCAGAGCCAGCCCGCTGAGGAGTCCGGCCCCACCCCGGCCCAGATCGCTGCCGCCGCGCACGCCGCGGCCATGGCCGCCTCCAAGGCCGTGGTCGAGGACGAAGCGCCGGCCACCCCCGACGAGGTCGCCAAGGCCATCGACGAGGCCATGTCCTCGGTGCTCGGCCCGGAGGCAGCCGCCCCGCAGCAGGACGCCCCGCAGCAGGACGCCCCGCAGCAGGACGCGTCGGAGAGCGACGACGAGCGGGCGGTCGTCATACCGGCCATCCCGCTGACCGAGGAGACCGCGCCGACCGAGCAGCCCAAGCGGCGCCGGCGGGGCCGGGTCGTGGCGCCCGCCGGGCCGCCCCGCCCGCACGACGAGTGA
- the rplU gene encoding 50S ribosomal protein L21: MYAIVRAGGRQEKVSVGDVLIIDKVNDKPGESIELQPLLLVDGSTVTSDAAKLAKVKVTAEVVKATKGPKITIMKYKNKTGYRKRQGHRQPTTQIKVTAIEA, encoded by the coding sequence GTGTACGCGATTGTTCGCGCAGGCGGGCGCCAGGAGAAGGTCTCCGTCGGCGACGTCCTCATCATCGACAAGGTGAACGACAAGCCCGGCGAGTCCATCGAGCTCCAGCCCCTGCTGCTCGTTGACGGCTCCACCGTCACCAGTGACGCGGCCAAGCTTGCCAAGGTCAAGGTCACGGCCGAGGTCGTCAAGGCGACCAAGGGCCCCAAGATCACGATCATGAAGTACAAGAACAAGACGGGCTACCGCAAGCGCCAGGGTCACCGTCAGCCGACCACCCAGATCAAGGTCACCGCGATCGAGGCCTGA
- the rpmA gene encoding 50S ribosomal protein L27, translated as MAHKKGASSSKNGRDSNAQRLGVKRFGGQLVNAGEIIVRQRGTHFHPGANVGRGKDDTLFALSAGAVEFGTKRGRKVVNIVAGE; from the coding sequence ATGGCACACAAGAAGGGTGCTTCCAGCTCCAAGAACGGTCGCGACTCCAACGCGCAGCGCCTCGGCGTCAAGCGGTTCGGCGGCCAGCTCGTCAACGCCGGCGAGATCATCGTCCGCCAGCGCGGCACGCACTTCCACCCCGGCGCCAACGTCGGCCGCGGCAAGGACGACACGCTCTTCGCGCTGTCCGCCGGCGCCGTCGAGTTCGGGACCAAGCGCGGCCGCAAGGTCGTCAACATCGTCGCCGGAGAGTGA
- a CDS encoding TIGR03936 family radical SAM-associated protein — protein MARQRTPEGPPPPPAVQKIRLRYAKRGRLRFSSSRDFQRALERALRRAGVPMAYSAGFHPHPKISYANAAPTGTASEAEYFEIALTERLDPAEVARALDEALPDGIDVLDAADALPGSLADRLQASEWLVELRALPADEAARVERTVSAFLAAGSVEISRMTKSGNRTFDVRSAVLELGVEPGVARAREAGVTTSEGAVLLRAVVRHTTPAVRPDDVVAALRVTGEGLPDVTPLMTRLVQGPLEEETRRIADPLR, from the coding sequence ATGGCTCGTCAGCGCACCCCCGAAGGCCCCCCTCCGCCCCCGGCGGTCCAGAAGATCCGGCTGCGCTACGCCAAGCGCGGTCGGCTGCGCTTCTCCTCCTCCCGCGACTTCCAGCGCGCCCTCGAGCGGGCGCTGCGCCGCGCCGGGGTGCCGATGGCCTACTCCGCGGGATTCCACCCGCACCCCAAGATCAGCTATGCCAACGCCGCGCCCACCGGGACCGCCTCCGAGGCGGAGTACTTCGAGATCGCGCTCACCGAGCGCCTCGACCCGGCCGAGGTCGCGCGCGCCCTGGACGAGGCGCTGCCCGACGGCATCGACGTGCTGGACGCGGCGGACGCGCTGCCCGGCTCGCTGGCCGACCGGCTGCAGGCCTCCGAGTGGCTCGTCGAGCTGCGCGCCCTCCCCGCCGACGAGGCAGCCCGGGTCGAGCGCACCGTGTCGGCCTTCCTCGCGGCCGGCTCGGTGGAGATCAGCCGTATGACGAAGAGCGGCAACCGCACCTTCGACGTCCGGTCGGCCGTGCTCGAGCTCGGCGTCGAGCCCGGTGTCGCGCGGGCCCGCGAGGCCGGCGTCACCACGAGCGAGGGGGCGGTGCTGCTGCGGGCGGTCGTGCGGCATACGACTCCCGCGGTGCGACCGGACGACGTGGTGGCCGCCCTGCGGGTCACGGGTGAGGGGCTGCCGGACGTGACCCCCCTCATGACCAGGCTGGTGCAGGGGCCGCTGGAGGAGGAGACCCGCCGGATCGCCGACCCGCTGCGCTGA